A single genomic interval of Natator depressus isolate rNatDep1 chromosome 14, rNatDep2.hap1, whole genome shotgun sequence harbors:
- the LOC141998066 gene encoding uncharacterized protein LOC141998066: protein MAPQYANIFMADLEQRFLSSRPVTPLLYSCYIDDIFIIWTHGKEALEEFHHDFNNFHPTINLSLVQSTQVVHFLDTTVLISDGHINTTLYRKPTDHYTYLHASSFHPGHTTRSIVYSQALRYNRICSNPSDKHLQDLYQAFLKLQYPPAEVKKQIDRARRVPRSHLLQDRPNKENNRTPLAVTFSPQLKPLQRIIKDLQPILKDEPSLSQILGDRPVLAYRQPPNLKQILTSNHTPYNKNSNPGTYPCNKARCQLCPHIYSSDTIIGPNHISHAIRGSFTCASTNVIYAIMCQQCPSAVYIGQTGQSLYKRINGHKSDIGNHNIQKPLREHFNLSNHSVTDLKVADCVC from the exons atggccccacagtatgccaacatttttatggctgacttagaacaacgcttcctcagctctcgtcccgtaacgcccctactctactcgtgctacattgatgacatcttcatcatctggacccatggaaaagaagcccttgaggaattccaccatgatttcaacaatttccatcccaccatcaacctcagcctggtccagtccacacaagtggtccatttcctggacactactgtgctaataagcgatggtcacataaacaccaccctataccggaaacctactgaccactatacttacctacatgcctccagcttccatccaggacacaccacacgatccattgtctacagccaagctctaagatacaaccgcatatgctccaatccctcagacaaacacctacaagatctctatcaagcattcttaaaactacaatacccacctgctgaagtgaagaaacagattgacagagccagaagagtacccagaagtcacctactacaggacaggcccaacaaagaaaacaacagaacaccactagccgtcaccttcagcccccaactaaaacctctccagcgcatcatcaaagatctacaacctatcctgaaagatgagccctcactctcacagatattgggagacaggccagtccttgcttacagacagccccccaacctgaagcaaattctcaccagcaaccacacaccatacaacaaaaactctaacccaggaacctatccttgcaacaaagcccgatgccaactctgtccacatatctattcaagtgacaccatcataggacctaatcacatcagccatgccatcaggggctcgttcacctgcgcatctaccaatgtgatatatgccatcatgtgccagcaatgcccctctgccgtgtacattggccaaaccggacagtctctatacaaaagaataaacggacacaaatctgacattgggaatcataacattcaaaaaccactaagagaacacttcaacctctctaatCACTCAGTGAcggacttaaag GTAGCAGACTGTGTATGTTGA